In Euwallacea fornicatus isolate EFF26 chromosome 2, ASM4011564v1, whole genome shotgun sequence, one genomic interval encodes:
- the eIF3j gene encoding eukaryotic translation initiation factor 3 subunit J translates to MTDEASWDDENFEAPMVVPQLKSNKWVGEDEDDDVKESWEDEDDENKEDEDSEKKMEVKKPKKKTLDERIAEKEAKKKEELERRLKLDRDLTDEEKTRMQQESDLKLALETTFGDQGGEPEELGGLTLPSTKKEFNEFTSTLTKKLTPLSRHGNEYINFVEELTRNLSAVMQSSDIKKIKNNLDNLFLEKQKIEKGDKGKKSKGKGKAKLKMEGDNQLSAYVTDYSNDYGGEYDDFM, encoded by the exons ATGACCGACGAGGCTTCTTGGG ATGATGAGAACTTCGAGGCTCCCATGGTCGTCCCTCAGCTCAAATCCAATAAATGGGTAGGGGAAGATGAGGATGATGATGTAAAG gAAAGTTGGGAAGATGAAGATGATGAGAACAAAGAGGATGAAGACTCTGAAAAGAAGATGGAAGTAAAGAAACCGAAGAAAAAAACTCTAGATGAAAGAATAGCAGAAAAAGAG GCAAAAAAGAAAGAGGAGCTAGAACGCCGCCTGAAACTAGACCGAGATCTCACCGATGAGGAGAAAACACGCATGCAGCAAGAATCAGACTTGAAACTTGCCCTTGAAACAACCTTTGGGGATCAAGGGGGCGAACCTGAGGAGCTCGGGGGACTCACCCTACCCTCCACCAAGAAGGAATTCAACGAGTTCACAAGCACCCTCACCAAGAAACTCACCCCCTTGTCTCGACATGGCAACGAGTACATTAATTTCGTCGAGGAGTTAACACGAAATTTGAGTGCAGTCA tGCAATCTtcagacattaaaaaaataaagaacaatTTGGATAATTTGTTCCTTGAAAAACAGAAGATAGAAAAGGGAGATAAGGGGAAGAAAAGCAAAGGCAAGGGAAAGGCCAAGTTGAAAATGGAAGGAGATAAT CAATTATCAGCTTACGTCACAGATTACTCAAACGATTACGGCGGCGAATACGACGACTTTATGTAG
- the Srp54 gene encoding probable splicing factor, arginine/serine-rich 7: protein MAVGTKVVQVTNIAPQATKDQMQVLFGYLGKIEDIRLYPTVRDVSIPVQSRICYIKFTDTATVGIAQHMTNTVFIDRALIVIPVQNGEIPDEYYALEMTRNGAMVPGLNVNEPKLPPHVVNSVHGSGAEQVIMTTDSMLDENGLPNYPPLPSSYDSVKVEETRRTVLIQNIDPSITPEEWISHFTAAGEVKYLRTCTRTLDDSQHLLVEFTDQPNIIHALGMDGTEFKGQVLQIQHATQSIEKPQAKSNEAAQLEIEEALTRFKEAQNVINASIEPVIGMLTKDKKSSRRSRSRSRSRDRKRRHSRSRSRRRSRSRRRRSGSRKRSRSRDRRRRSRSRRRSRSRSRRRSRSRAKRSRSRSRRRSKSRDRKSRASSRDKSKERKRSKDRDRSKDRKTRASSKSKEKCFDLKDHKTDEVEKRRSRSMTRSRSRKRSKSRDRKRERQRSRSRGKRSSSPRSRKRSRSRSRDKDKESRRKEKKEKKRSRSRSRSKERSSHKSRGKSRSKSRSRSKMSRSRDNSEKLQVESKPVESVEDIEKDSGEKSDNMDISNSP, encoded by the coding sequence atGGCAGTAGGTACTAAAGTGGTGCAAGTCACCAACATAGCTCCCCAAGCTACAAAAGACCAGATGCAAGTGCTTTTCGGGTACTTGGGTAAAATCGAGGATATCCGGCTCTACCCCACAGTAAGAGATGTCTCCATCCCTGTGCAGTCTCGTATATGCTACATTAAGTTCACTGATACTGCCACTGTAGGCATTGCCCAGCATATGACTAACACTGTGTTTATTGATAGGGCTCTTATTGTGATTCCTGTTCAAAATGGAGAAATTCCTGATGAGTATTATGCCTTGGAAATGACTAGAAATGGGGCAATGGTACCTGGATTGAATGTTAATGAACCAAAATTGCCCCCTCATGTGGTAAATTCTGTGCATGGCTCAGGAGCTGAACAAGTCATTATGACTACCGATTCTATGTTAGATGAGAATGGACTTCCTAATTACCCTCCACTGCCTTCATCATATGACAGTGTTAAGGTTGAAGAGACTCGTCGTACAGTACTGATACAAAACATTGATCCTTCAATTACACCTGAAGAATGGATTTCCCACTTTACTGCAGCTGGCGAAGTCAAGTATTTGCGTACCTGTACTCGCACTTTGGATGATTCCCAGCACCTCCTTGTAGAGTTTACTGATCAGCCCAATATAATTCATGCTCTTGGGATGGATGGAACAGAGTTTAAAGGTCAAGTTTTGCAAATCCAACATGCTACTCAGTCCATTGAAAAACCTCAAGCAAAGAGCAATGAAGCCGCCCAATTGGAGATTGAGGAAGCCTTGACAAGGTTCAAGGAGGCTCAAAATGTCATAAATGCCTCTATAGAGCCAGTAATAGGGATGCTGACAAAAGACAAAAAGAGCTCTAGAAGATCAAGATCCCGATCCCGATCTAGGGACCGAAAAAGACGCCACTCAAGATCTAGATCAAGAAGACGCTCGCGTTCGCGCAGACGACGCTCTGGTTCAAGAAAGAGATCAAGGTCAAGAGACAGAAGGCGCAGATCTCGATCTAGAAGACGTTCTCGCTCAAGATCACGCAGACGCTCCAGGTCAAGGGCGAAGCGGAGCCGCTCGCGTTCACGCAGGAGGTCTAAGTCTAGAGACCGCAAATCTCGGGCCTCCTCAAGGGATAAATCCAAAGAGCGAAAGAGATCAAAAGATAGGGATCGGTCTAAAGATCGCAAAACTCGGGCCAGTTCCAAATCAAAGGAGaaatgttttgatttaaaagATCATAAAACTGACGAGGTTGAGAAGAGACGTTCTCGTTCGATGACTCGAAGCCGTAGCAGGAAGAGGTCAAAGTCACGGGATAGGAAGAGGGAAAGGCAGAGGTCCAGGTCGAGAGGTAAAAGATCAAGCTCTCCTCGCTCAAGGAAGAGATCTAGATCTCGCAGTCGGGATAAGGATAAAGAGAGCAGGAGAAAggagaaaaaagagaagaagCGCTCGAGGTCGAGATCGCGATCCAAGGAAAGGTCTAGCCACAAGTCTCGAGGCAAATCAAGGTCAAAATCAAGGTCTCGATCTAAGATGTCAAGGAGCCGAGACAACTCGGAAAAATTGCAAGTGGAGAGTAAACCAGTGGAATCTGTGGAGGATATAGAAAAAGATTCAGGAGAGAAGTCTGATAATATGGACATTTCCAATTCTCCTTAA